A DNA window from Mus caroli chromosome 8, CAROLI_EIJ_v1.1, whole genome shotgun sequence contains the following coding sequences:
- the Arl2bp gene encoding ADP-ribosylation factor-like protein 2-binding protein isoform X1, which yields MDALEEESFALSFSSASDAEFDAVVGCLEDIIMDDEFQLLQRNFMDKYYQEFEDTEENKLTYTPIFNEYISLVEKYIEEQLLERIPGFNMAAFTTTLQHHKDEVAGDIFDMLLTFTDFLAFKEMFLDYRAEKEGRGLDLSSGLVVTSLCKSSSTPASQNNLRH from the exons ATGGACGCCCTAGAAGAAGAGAGCTTCGCGCTGTCCTT CTCCTCCGCCTCTGATGCAGAATTTGATGCTGTGGTTGGATGTTTAGAGGACATTATTATGG ATGATGAGTTCCAGTTATTGCAGAGAAACTTCATGGACAAGTACTACCAGGAATTTGAAGACACAGAAGAGAATAAACTCACCTATACACCCATATTTAATGAATAT ATCTCCCTGGTAGAGAAGTACATTGAAGAACAGTTGCTGGAGCGTATCCCAGGCTTCAACATGGCGGCCTTCACAACCACACTGCA GCACCACAAAGATGAGGTGGCTGGTGACATCTTTGACATGCTGCTTACATTCacggattttctggctttcaaggAGATGttcctggactacagagca GAAAAGGAAGGCCGAGGACTGGACTTAAGCAGCGGCTTGGTTGTGACTTCTCTGTGTAAGTCATCTTCTACGCCAGCTTCCCAGAACAACCTGCGGCACTAG
- the Arl2bp gene encoding ADP-ribosylation factor-like protein 2-binding protein isoform X2 yields MRSSASDAEFDAVVGCLEDIIMDDEFQLLQRNFMDKYYQEFEDTEENKLTYTPIFNEYISLVEKYIEEQLLERIPGFNMAAFTTTLQHHKDEVAGDIFDMLLTFTDFLAFKEMFLDYRAEKEGRGLDLSSGLVVTSLCKSSSTPASQNNLRH; encoded by the exons ATGCG CTCCTCCGCCTCTGATGCAGAATTTGATGCTGTGGTTGGATGTTTAGAGGACATTATTATGG ATGATGAGTTCCAGTTATTGCAGAGAAACTTCATGGACAAGTACTACCAGGAATTTGAAGACACAGAAGAGAATAAACTCACCTATACACCCATATTTAATGAATAT ATCTCCCTGGTAGAGAAGTACATTGAAGAACAGTTGCTGGAGCGTATCCCAGGCTTCAACATGGCGGCCTTCACAACCACACTGCA GCACCACAAAGATGAGGTGGCTGGTGACATCTTTGACATGCTGCTTACATTCacggattttctggctttcaaggAGATGttcctggactacagagca GAAAAGGAAGGCCGAGGACTGGACTTAAGCAGCGGCTTGGTTGTGACTTCTCTGTGTAAGTCATCTTCTACGCCAGCTTCCCAGAACAACCTGCGGCACTAG